A genomic stretch from Camelus dromedarius isolate mCamDro1 chromosome 10, mCamDro1.pat, whole genome shotgun sequence includes:
- the RPL7A gene encoding large ribosomal subunit protein eL8 — protein sequence MPKGKKAKGKKVAPAPAVVKKQEAKKVVNPLFEKRPKNFGIGQDIQPKRDLTRFVKWPRYIRLQRQRAILYKRLKVPPAINQFTQALDRQTATQLLKLAHKYRPETKQEKKQRLLARAEKKAAGKGDVPTKRPPVLRAGVNTVTTLVENKKAQLVVIAHDVDPIELVVFLPALCRKMGVPYCIIKGKARLGRLVHRKTCTTVAFTQVNSEDKGALAKLVEAIRTNYNDRYDEIRRHWGGNVLGPKSVARIAKLEKAKAKELATKLG from the exons CCGAAGGGAAAGAAGGCGAAGGGGAAGAAGGTGGCCCCCGCCCCCGCTGTCGTGAAGAAGCAGGAGGCCAAGAAGGTGGTAAACCCCCTGTTTGAGAAAAGGCCCAAGAATTTTGGCATTG GACAGGACATCCAGCCCAAAAGGGACCTCACTCGTTTTGTCAAATGGCCCCGCTACATCCGGCTGCAGCGGCAAAGGGCTATCCTCTATAAGCGGCTCAAAGTGCCTCCCGCGATCAACCAGTTCACTCAGGCCCTGGACCGCCAGACAG CTACTCAGCTGCTAAAGCTGGCCCACAAGTACAGACCAGAGACgaaacaagagaagaaacagaggttGCTGGCCCGAGCTGAGAAGAAAGCTGCTGGCAAAGGGGATGTCCCCACCAAGAGGCCACCCGTCCTTCGAGCAG GGGTTAATACTGTCACCACCTTGGTGGAGAACAAGAAGGCTCAGCTGGTGGTGATCGCACATGACGTGGACCCCATTGAG CTGGTTGTCTTCCTGCCTGCCCTGTGTCGGAAGATGGGGGTTCCGTACTGCATCATCAAggggaaggccaggctggggCGCCTGGTCCACAGGAAGACCTGCACCACCGTTGCCTTCACGCAGGTGAACTC GGAAGACAAAGGAGCCCTGGCCAAGCTGGTGGAAGCCATCAGGACCAATTACAACGACAGATACGACGAG ATCCGCCGTCACTGGGGAGGCAACGTCCTGGGTCCAAAATCAGTGGCTCGCATTGccaagctggaaaaggcaaaggccAAAGAACTGGCCACCAAACTGGGCTAG
- the LOC105105835 gene encoding surfeit locus protein 1 isoform X2 yields the protein MAAVARWLVLRAAGLGRAPARAVRRSVLGIAARPGLAWRPSRSGSSSAEATATKTEDDSFLQWFLLLIPVTAFGLGTWQVQRRKWKLKLIAELESRVLAEPIPLPADPVELKNLEYRPVKVRGHFDHSKELYMMPRTMVDPAREAREAGRLSSSAESGAYVITPFYCTDLGITILVNRGFVPRKKVSPDTRQKGQVEGEVDLVGTVRLTESRKPFVPENDPERNHWHYRDLAAMARLTGAEPIFIDADFSMDSVQLHRTCGFRNSYVGLRVCDVISCWESCS from the exons ATGGCGGCGGTGGCGCGGTGGCTGGTGCTGCGCGCGGCTGGGCTGGGGCGG GCCCCGGCCCGCGCCGTCCGGAGGAGCGTCCTTGGGATCGCCGCGCGCCCAG GCTTGGCCTGGAGGCCCAGCAGGTCTGGCAGTTCTTCAGCCGAAGCAACTGCCACAAAAACAGAAGACGACTCCTTTCTCCAGTGGTTTCTGCTTCTCATTCCTGTGACTGCCTTTGGTCTGGGGACATGGCAG GTCCAGCGCCGGAAATGGAAGCTAAAGCTGATCGCAGAGCTCGAATCAAGAGTCCTGGCTGAGCCCATCCCGCTGCCCGCAGA CCCGGTGGAACTGAAAAACCTGGAGTACAGGCCGGTGAAGGTCAGGGGGCACTTTGACCACTCCAAGGAGCTCTACATGATGCCGCGGACCATGGTGGACCCTGCCCGGGAGGCCCGCGAGGCCGGCCGGCTCTCTTCGTCGGCCGAGAGTGGTGCCTACGTTATCACTCCCTTCTACTGCACTGACCTGGG AATCACCATCCTGGTAAACAGAGGCTTTGTGCCCAGGAAGAAAGTCAGTCCTGATACCCGGCAGAAAGGCCAG GTTGAGGGAGAAGTGGACCTGGTTGGGACGGTGAGGCTGACGGAAAGCAGGAAGCCCTTCGTCCCGGAGAACGACCCCGAGAGGAACCACTGGCACTACCGGGACCTGGCAGCCATGGCCAGGCTCACGGGCGCGGAGCCCATTTTCATCGACGCAGACTTCA GTATGGACTCTGTGCAGCTACATCGTACCTGTGGTTTCAGAAATTCGTACGTCGGACTCCGGGTGTGTGATGTGATCAGCTGTTGGGAGTCCTGTTCCTGA
- the LOC105105835 gene encoding surfeit locus protein 1 isoform X1 has translation MAAVARWLVLRAAGLGRAPARAVRRSVLGIAARPGLAWRPSRSGSSSAEATATKTEDDSFLQWFLLLIPVTAFGLGTWQVQRRKWKLKLIAELESRVLAEPIPLPADPVELKNLEYRPVKVRGHFDHSKELYMMPRTMVDPAREAREAGRLSSSAESGAYVITPFYCTDLGITILVNRGFVPRKKVSPDTRQKGQVEGEVDLVGTVRLTESRKPFVPENDPERNHWHYRDLAAMARLTGAEPIFIDADFKSTVPGGPIGGQTRVTLRNEHLQYILTWYGLCAATSYLWFQKFVRRTPGV, from the exons ATGGCGGCGGTGGCGCGGTGGCTGGTGCTGCGCGCGGCTGGGCTGGGGCGG GCCCCGGCCCGCGCCGTCCGGAGGAGCGTCCTTGGGATCGCCGCGCGCCCAG GCTTGGCCTGGAGGCCCAGCAGGTCTGGCAGTTCTTCAGCCGAAGCAACTGCCACAAAAACAGAAGACGACTCCTTTCTCCAGTGGTTTCTGCTTCTCATTCCTGTGACTGCCTTTGGTCTGGGGACATGGCAG GTCCAGCGCCGGAAATGGAAGCTAAAGCTGATCGCAGAGCTCGAATCAAGAGTCCTGGCTGAGCCCATCCCGCTGCCCGCAGA CCCGGTGGAACTGAAAAACCTGGAGTACAGGCCGGTGAAGGTCAGGGGGCACTTTGACCACTCCAAGGAGCTCTACATGATGCCGCGGACCATGGTGGACCCTGCCCGGGAGGCCCGCGAGGCCGGCCGGCTCTCTTCGTCGGCCGAGAGTGGTGCCTACGTTATCACTCCCTTCTACTGCACTGACCTGGG AATCACCATCCTGGTAAACAGAGGCTTTGTGCCCAGGAAGAAAGTCAGTCCTGATACCCGGCAGAAAGGCCAG GTTGAGGGAGAAGTGGACCTGGTTGGGACGGTGAGGCTGACGGAAAGCAGGAAGCCCTTCGTCCCGGAGAACGACCCCGAGAGGAACCACTGGCACTACCGGGACCTGGCAGCCATGGCCAGGCTCACGGGCGCGGAGCCCATTTTCATCGACGCAGACTTCA AGAGCACAGTCCCTGGGGGACCTATCGGAGGGCAAACCAGAGTCACTCTGAGAAATGAGCACCTGCAGTACATCCTCACCTG GTATGGACTCTGTGCAGCTACATCGTACCTGTGGTTTCAGAAATTCGTACGTCGGACTCCGGGTGTGTGA
- the SURF2 gene encoding surfeit locus protein 2 — protein sequence MSEPPPDVRAFLREHPSLRLEPGARKVRCALTGHELPCRLSELQVYTRGKKYRRLVRASPAFDYAEFEPHVVPSTKNPHQLFCKLTLRHINKSPEHVLRHTQGRRYQRALQKYEECQKQGVEYVPACLLHKRRRKEDQLDGDGPSRPREAFWEPTSSDDGAAPSDSDDSMTDLYPPELFTKKDLAGTEHRNSTDDFLTDDEDEKPRRLREKGPGDRAEGEVDWELVLKRGKKQSGSVKKKFRSRHRKPKSISSFKQSG from the exons ATGAGCGAGCCGCCGCCCGACGTGCGCGCCTTCCTGCGCGAGCACCCGAGCCTGCGACTGGAGCCCGGCGCCCGCAAG GTGAGGTGCGCTCTGACGGGCCACGAGCTGCCCTGCCGCCTGTCCGAGCTCCAGGTCTACACCCGCGGCAAGAAGTACCGGCGGCTGGTCCGCGCCTCCCCCGCCTTCGACTACGCCGAGTTCGAGCCGCACGTAGTGCCCAGCACGAAGAACCC GCACCAGCTGTTCTGCAAGCTCACCCTGCGGCACATCAACAAGTCGCCGGAGCACGTGCTAAGGCACACCCAGGGCCGGAGGTACCAGAGGGCTCTGCAGAAAT ATGAGGAGTGTCAGAAGCAGGGTGTGGAATACGTGCCAGCCTGCCTCCTgcacaagaggaggaggaaggaggaccaGCTGGATGGGGATGGGCCATCTCGCCCTAGAGAAGCCTTCTGGGAACCCACATCCAGCGATGATGGCGCAGCCCCAAGTGACAGTGATGACAGCATGACAGACCTGTACCCAC CTGAGCTGTTCACCAAAAAGGACCTGGCAGGGACTGAGCACAGGAACAGCACCGATGACTTTCTGACAGATGACGAGGATGAGAAGCCAAGGCGCCTGAGAGAGAAGGGCCctggagacagagcagagggGGAAGTGGACTGGGAACTGGTCCTCAAGCGCGGGAAG AAGCAGTCCGGCTCAGTGAAAAAGAAGTTCAGGAGTCGTCACCGCAAACCTAAGAGCATCAGCTCTTTCAAACAGTCGGGTTAA
- the SURF4 gene encoding surfeit locus protein 4 — MGQNDLMGTAEDFADQFLRVTKQYLPHVARLCLISTFLEDGIRMWFQWSEQRDYIDSTWSCGYLLASSFVLLNLLGQLTGCILVLSRNFVQYACFGLFGIIALQTVAYSILWDLKFLMRNLALGGGLLLLLAESRSEGKSMFAGVPTMRESSPRQYMQLGGRVLLVLMFMTLLHFDASFFSILQNIVGTALMILVAIGFKTKLAALTLVVWLFAINVYFNAFWTIPVYKPMHDFLKYDFFQTMSVIGGLLLVVALGPGGVSMDEKKKEW; from the exons ATGGGCCAGAACGACCTGATGGGCACGGCCGAGGACTTCGCCGACCAG TTCCTGCGCGTCACCAAGCAGTACCTGCCGCACGTGGCGCGCCTCTGCCTGATCAGCACCTTCCTGGAGGACGGCATCCGCATGTGGTTCCAGTGGAGCGAGCAGCGTGACTACATCGACAGCACCTGGAGCTGTGGCTACCTGCTGGCCTCCTCCTTCGTGCTCCTCAACCTGCTCGGGCAGCTGA CGGGCTGCATCCTGGTGCTGAGCAGGAACTTCGTGCAGTACGCCTGCTTCGGGCTCTTCGGAATCATAGCGCTGCAG ACCGTCGCCTACAGCATCCTCTGGGACCTGAAGTTTTTGATGAG GAAcctggccctgggaggaggcTTGCTGCTGCTCCTGGCGGAGTCCCGTTCTGAAGGGAAGAGCATGTTTGCGGGCGTCCCCACCATGCGCGAGAGCTCCCCCCGCCAGTACATGCAGCTCGGGGGCAGGGTCCTGCTCGTCTTGATGTTCATGACCCTCCTCCACTTTGACGCCAGCTTCTTCTCG ATTCTCCAGAACATCGTGGGCACAGCTCTGATGATCTTAGTGGCCATCGGTTTTAAAACCAAGCTGGCCGCCTTGACGCTTGTGGTCTGGCTGTTCGCCATCAACGTGTACTTCAACGCCTTCTGGACCATTCCCGTCTACAAGCCCATGCACGACTTCCTGAAGTACGACTTCTTCCAGACCATGTCGGTGATCGGAGGCTTGCTGCTGGTGGTGGCCCTGGGTCCTGGGGGCGTGTCCATGGACGAGAAGAAGAAGGAGTGGTGA